Genomic segment of Sphingopyxis sp. QXT-31:
CCCAGACGCGCCGCCGCGGCGGGATATCAAGGTGGAAGCCATGCGGCGCCTTGATGCGCTCGGCAAAATCTTCGTAGAGCGCCGGATAGACCGCGGCGATCTTGTCGCGGATCAGGCCATAATCCTCTATATAGCTCGCCCAGTCGACCTTGCTTTCGGGCAGCGTCGCCATCGCCATGCGGCACACAATCTCGGTCTCTGGCAGCAGATTTTCGCTCGCCGGGTCGAGCACCCCGCGCGAGGCCGTGACGTTCGACATCGAATCCTCGATCGTCACGAATTGCTCGCCCTTGGCGGTCTCGATCCGCTCCGAGCGCGCGATCACCGGCAGGATCAGCGCGTCCTTGCCGTGCACCAGATGCCCGCGATTAAGCTTGGTCGCGATGCCGACGGTCAGGTCGAGCCTGCGCATCGCATCATAGGAGCGCTCGGTGTCGGGCACCGCGCGCACGAAGTTTCCGCCAAGGCCGATGAAGACCTTCGCCGTCCCCGCGAGCATCGCCTCGACCGACTCGACCGTATGATGACCATGCTCGCGCGGCGGTTCGAAGCCGAAGACGTCGCGGACCTTGTCGAGATAGGCCTGCCCCGGTTTCTCGTCGATGCCGACGGTGCGGTCGCCCTGCACGTTCGAATGGCCGCGAATCGGCGAGATACCCGCGCCCGGCTTGCCGAAATTGCCCTTGAGGAGGAGCAGGTTGGCGATCTGCTGGACCAGCTGCGATCCCTGCTGGTGCTGGGTGATGCCCATGCCGTAACAGATGATCGTCGCCTTCGACGCGATATAGATTTCGGCGCAGCGCCGGATCTGCGCCTCGTCGATCCCCGCCGCGGCGACCAGATCGGGCCAGGCCTGCGCCTCGATATCGACCTTCAGCGCTGCGAACCCGTCGGTATGCTCATCGATGAAGTCATGATCGAGCACCGCCTCGCCTGCCGCCTCGCGCTCGAACAAGACTTTCATCATGCCCTTGAGCAGCGCCAGGTCGCCGCCGATTTTGATATGCACGAACTCGCTGGTGATTTCGGTCGAGCCGAAGGTCGCCATCTGGACGATATCCTGCGGCTCGGTGAACTGGATCAGCGCGCGTTCGGGCATCGGGTTGACCGCCACGATCGGCACCCCACGTTTGCGCGCCTCGACCAGCGGGGTCATCATCCGCGGCGCATTGGTCCCGGCGTTGTGACCGATCAGGAAAATCGCCTCGGCATGCTCGAAATCGTCGAGGATCACCGTGCCCTTGCCCACGCCGATCGAATGCGGCAGCCCGCGGCTCGTCGGTTCGTGGCACATGTTCGAACAATCGGGGAAATTGTTCGTGCCATATTCGCGCACGAAGATCGAATAGAGGAACGCCGTCTCGTTCGCGGTGCGGCCCGAGGTATAGAATTCGGCCTGGTTGGGGTCTTCGAGCGCGCGCAGATGCTTCCCGATCAGCGCGAACGCGTCTTCCCAGCTGACCGGCACATAATGGTCGGTGGCGGCATCGTAGCGCATCGGCTCGGTCAGCCGCCCCTGCATCTCGAGCCAATAGTCCGACTGTTCCATCAGCGCGGTGACGCTATGCTCGGCGAAAAAATCGCGCGTCACGCGGAACTTCGTCGCCTCATGCGCCAGCGCCTTGGCGCCATTTTCGCAGAATTCCAGCTTCTTGGTGCAGGTCGCGTCGGGGAAAGCGCAGCTCGGGCATTTAAACCCGCCGGGCTGGTTCATCGACAAGAGCGCGCGCGATCCCTTGCCGACCACGCTCTGCTCCATCAGCACTTTAGCGGTCGCTGCCGCGGCACCCCAGCCGCCGGCCGGGTGGTTGTACGGCTTATATCTTGATGTTCCGTCCGCCATGATCGGGCCAACCTAGACGATGTTGCGGCGGGTATCTATTGCGATACGGGCGCCAGCTCGATGATCTCCACCTGTGGCCCGGACCGTTCGCCTGCGGAGGGTTTCACGACAGCGCGCAGCCTTCCACGAGCGAGCAGATGGTCGTAGCGCGCGACCTCGGCGCGATAACCGAGGGGGTCGGCGCGGTAGCGCAGGTGGTTGGTGACGACCGCATAATCGGCGCGGCAGCTTTCGATGCGCGCCATGGCGACGTGACCGACATCGACGATCGCGCCGCCACCGCGCGTGCGGTCGACCTTCGAATTGCTCACGCGCCCGGCGAGCAGGTCGGGCACCTTGACGCAGCCCGCCGATCCCATCGGAAAGCGCAGCGCGAAGGGATCGGCGAGCAGGTCGAAGGCGGCGTGCTCGATCAAGATGCTGCTCCCCGGCGGCGCATGCGCGCGCAGCCACGCCGAGGCGATCTGGCGCGTATCGTGGCGACGCTCGGTCGCCTCGCTGCGCGCGGTGCCGATCATCGGCAGCAGCAGGAGCACCAGCGCAAGCGGCACAGCCGCTCCCCGCATCCGATGCGCGGGGAGAAAGTCGGCCAGTCCGCACAGCGCGCGCG
This window contains:
- a CDS encoding FdhF/YdeP family oxidoreductase — its product is MADGTSRYKPYNHPAGGWGAAAATAKVLMEQSVVGKGSRALLSMNQPGGFKCPSCAFPDATCTKKLEFCENGAKALAHEATKFRVTRDFFAEHSVTALMEQSDYWLEMQGRLTEPMRYDAATDHYVPVSWEDAFALIGKHLRALEDPNQAEFYTSGRTANETAFLYSIFVREYGTNNFPDCSNMCHEPTSRGLPHSIGVGKGTVILDDFEHAEAIFLIGHNAGTNAPRMMTPLVEARKRGVPIVAVNPMPERALIQFTEPQDIVQMATFGSTEITSEFVHIKIGGDLALLKGMMKVLFEREAAGEAVLDHDFIDEHTDGFAALKVDIEAQAWPDLVAAAGIDEAQIRRCAEIYIASKATIICYGMGITQHQQGSQLVQQIANLLLLKGNFGKPGAGISPIRGHSNVQGDRTVGIDEKPGQAYLDKVRDVFGFEPPREHGHHTVESVEAMLAGTAKVFIGLGGNFVRAVPDTERSYDAMRRLDLTVGIATKLNRGHLVHGKDALILPVIARSERIETAKGEQFVTIEDSMSNVTASRGVLDPASENLLPETEIVCRMAMATLPESKVDWASYIEDYGLIRDKIAAVYPALYEDFAERIKAPHGFHLDIPPRRRVWATPNGKANFLILPGLAVNAPVDDPAMLRLATVRSHDQFNTTIYSYNDRYRGVYGDRMVLFMNADDIADRGLAAGAKVTLETIGSDGIARRVEGLTIIDYPMSRGSVAGYYPELNPLLPLAFYDKISGCPAAKSIPVRVVASDGAA